The Staphylococcus simiae genome includes the window ATCACTATAATCACTTTGGCTATAAGTTATCCAGCAGCATATTATATTACACGTTCAAAATTTCAAAATATTTTATTGATGATTATGATTATTCCTACATGGATTAATTTATTGTTAAAAACATATGCTTTTATTGGTTTATTAAGTCACGATGGTATTATTAATCAAGTATTTACTACTGTTCACTTACCAGCATTTAATATGTTATTTACTACTGGTGCATTTTTAGTGGTAGCAAGTTATATTTATATTCCATTTATGATTTTACCAATATTTAATAGCATGAAAGCAATTCCTCACAATTTATTACAAGCTTCGAGTGACTTAGGTGCCAATCCCTTTTATACTTTTAGAAAAGTGATTATGCCATTAACTAAAGAAGGCGTTATGACAGGTATACAAGTTACCTTTATACCATCTTTATCATTATTTATGATTACTAGATTAATTGCAGGTAATAAAGTAATTAATATTGGTACGTCTATAGAAGAACAATTTTTAACAATTCAAAATTACGGCATGGGTTCAACAATAGCTATTA containing:
- a CDS encoding ABC transporter permease; amino-acid sequence: MRNTNKLLLIPYLLWMILFIIIPVMLLVYFSFIDVNGHFSFTNYQQIFTLKYLKMFAYSILYAALITIITLAISYPAAYYITRSKFQNILLMIMIIPTWINLLLKTYAFIGLLSHDGIINQVFTTVHLPAFNMLFTTGAFLVVASYIYIPFMILPIFNSMKAIPHNLLQASSDLGANPFYTFRKVIMPLTKEGVMTGIQVTFIPSLSLFMITRLIAGNKVINIGTSIEEQFLTIQNYGMGSTIAIILIVFMAFVLIVTRTSNRKE